The proteins below come from a single Vidua chalybeata isolate OUT-0048 chromosome 1, bVidCha1 merged haplotype, whole genome shotgun sequence genomic window:
- the KLF10 gene encoding Krueppel-like factor 10 — protein sequence MEMMTEKQRDMRYFWNNTPEKSDYEAVEALISMSCNWKSDLKKHGEMRPITPASDMSEESDEALLPGAADFNAIPAFCLTPPYSPSDLEMSQVIHPLGKALPEAAKPPLATPRREAERSPAARPLKARVTSVIRHTADAQLCDHKTCPVRTASVLKYQDSAWRETNRKQKASEEHSMCSAAAPSGASAETSELSVAEGRIAEPAVGPVPLTKPSVRKEESVPEPAEQPAVAAPLSPAQGSGAPPVPVICQMVPLPANNNVVTAVVPNTAPSQQPALCQPMVFMGTQVPKGAVMFVVPQPVVQGSKAPIVSPNGTRLSPIAPAPGFVPSTAKATPQADSSRIRSHICGYPGCGKTYFKSSHLKAHVRTHTGEKPFSCSWKGCERRFARSDELSRHRRTHTGEKKFACPMCERRFMRSDHLTKHARRHLSAKKLPNWQMEVSKLSDVAVPPTSATTQ from the exons ATGGAGATGATgactgaaaaacagagagatATGAGGTATTTCTGGAACAATACCCCTGAAAAAAGCGATTATGAGGCCGTAGAAGCCCTTATTTCTATGAGTTGCAACTGGAAATCAGACCTcaagaaacatggagaaatGAGACCCATAACTCCTGCATCTGACATGTCAGAAGAAAGTGATGAGGCTTTGCTTCCTGGAGCAGCGGACTTTAATGCAATACCAGCATTT TGCCTGACCCCTCCCTACAGCCCTTCCGACTTGGAGATGTCGCAGGTGATCCATCCGCTCGGCAAGGCGCTGCCCGAGGCTGCCAAGCCTCCTCTGGCCACACCTcggagagaagcagagaggtCTCCAGCAGCCAGGCCTCTGAAGGCTCGAGTGACAAGTGTTATCCGCCACACGGCTGATGCCCAGCTCTGTGATCACAAAACCTGCCCTGTGAGAACAGCCAGTGTGCTCAAATACCAGGACAGTGCTTGGAGGGAAACAAACAGGAAACAGAAAGCCAGCGAAGAGCACTCCATGTGCTCTGCCGCGGCACCGAGTGGAGCCAGTGCTGAGACCAGCGAACTGTCAGTGGCAGAAGGAAGAATTGCAGAACCAGCTGTTGGTCCCGTGCCCTTGACAAAGCCCTCGGTGAGGAAGGAGGAGTCTGTCCCTGaaccagcagagcagccagcgGTGGCAGCACCGCTGTCCCCCGCCCAAGGCAGCGGAGCTCCCCCTGTGCCAGTGATTTGCCAGATGGTCCCACTGCCCGCAAACAACAATGTTGTGACAGCTGTGGTGCCCAACACTGCGCCGAGCCAGCAGCCGGCTCTCTGTCAGCCCATGGTCTTCATGGGCACCCAGGTTCCCAAAGGTGCTGTCATGTTTGTTGTGCCCCAGCCAGTTGTGCAGGGCTCAAAGGCTCCCATTGTTAGTCCAAATGGCACGAGACTGTCTCCCATTGCCCCCGCTCCTGGCTTTGTACCTTCTACAGCAAAAGCCACTCCTCAGGCTGATTCTTCAAGAATAAGAAGTCACATTTGCGGCTACCCAGGATGTGGGAAAACGTACTTCAAGAGCTCCCATTTGAAGGCTCATGTCAGAACACACACAG gAGAAAAGCCATTCAGTTGCAGTTGGAAAGGCTGTGAGAGGAGGTTTGCACGGTCTGATGAACTGTCTCGGCACCGCAGGACGCACACCGGGGAGAAGAAGTTTGCCTGCCCGATGTGCGAGCGGCGGTTCATGCGGAGCGACCACCTCACGAAGCACGCGCGTCGCCACTTATCGGCAAAGAAATTACCGAACTGGCAAATGGAAGTGAGCAAGCTCAGTGATGTTGCCGTGCCACCAACGTCTGCGACCACCCAGTGA